The window GAGCTCTTTTAACACCTGAATCTTCTTGTCGCCGACTGAAACCAGCGTTACGGTAAACTCGGTTTTCTCCTCGGCCTTCGACTCACCCGCTGGGGCAGCGCCGGCTTGCGGTACCGCACCGGCGGCAACAAATGCGGGTGCTGTCACACCGAACTTATCTTTTAGCTCTTTAACCAGTGCTGCCAGTTCCGTAACGGTCAGACTCTCAATTGTTGAGACTAACTGCTGGATTTTATCCTCTGCCATAAATCCTCCTGTTTTCTTTTTCTTTGCCGAAAAGTGGGGACAGATTTAGACATCTGCCCCTGCCCATAGTTAGGTCATTCGACAAAGATTTATATCTTTTACCTACGCCTTCACTTAGAAGCAGCAATCTTACGCTCCGGTTGGGACTTCAGGTTTGGCTCCTGGTTGCGGACGACGGGCGATCTCCTCCAGCGCCCAAACCAACTCGCCTAACAACCCTTCCAGCACACCAACCAGTCCAGAAAGCGGCGAACTGAGTACACCCACCAGTTGCGCCCGCACATCCTCTTTGGTCGGTAGCGCTGCCAGCAACTCAAACTGTGCTGCCGAATAAATCGCCTTTTCCAGATAAGCACCCTTAAACTTAATCCCGGGCACATTCTCCTTCGCCTCCTTCAGGAGCCGTGCTGGTGCTACCGGGTCTTCAGACGAAAATATCAGCGATGTCGGACCGCGCAGAATTTCCGCAATCGACTCCGGTACACCGCACTCTTGCAGCGCCCGCAGCGCCAGGGTGTTCTTCACCACCTTCACCGTCAAATTCTTCTCCCGGGCACGGCGGCGCAACTCGTTAAAATCGTTTGCTGCCACGCCGGTAAAGTCCACAAAAAAAATCGACTGTGCCCGTTTAATCTTGTCTCTTATTTCATCAATAGCCTTTGACTTCTCTTCTGTTGCCATATCACACCTCGCGTCTTACCGAATCGGTAAACTCTTTTGGGTCAACCCGCACCCCAACTCCCATCGTTGAGGAAAGTACAACCTTACGAATAAACTGTCCTTTGGCGCTTGCGGGCTTACTCCTTATCAACTCCGCCATAAAAGAACGGATATTCTCAATCAGCTTCTTCTCATCAAAAGAAACCTTTCCCACTGCGGCATGAACATTACCGGTCTTATCTGTGCGATAACTGATCCGCCCCGCCTTGAGCGCCTTTATTGCCGCGCCGATATCAAAAGTCACGGTCTGGCTCTTAGGTGACGGCATCAACCCCTTAGGCCCCAAAATTTTACCCAGCCGTCCTACACCTGCCATCGTGTCCGGTGTCGCCACCGCGACATCAAAATCGGTCCAGCCGGAACTGATTTTTTCCACCAAATCCTCAAAACCCACATAGTCTGCCCCGGCTGCCTGGGCTTCATCCACCTTGTCACCCTTCACAAAAGCCAGGACCCGAACCTTCTTGCCCGTGCCATGCGGTAAACTTACCGTGCCCGAAACCATCTGGTCCTGCTTCTTCGGGTCGATTCCCAGCTTTACCGATACTTCAACCGACTCATCAAACTTCGCATTTGCGTTCTCTTTTACCAACCGCACCGCTTCATCAAGCGAATAAAGTCGATTCCGGTCTACCTTCTGGCGCAACTGCTCATATCGTTTGCTGTGCCTCATTTAATCCTCCTCAACGGTCAGACCCATCGACTTCGCCGTACCTTCAATAATCCGCATCGCCGCCTCGATACTGGCAGCGTTCAAATCCTTCATCTTCCGCTGCGCAATCTCCCGCAAAGCCGACCGCTTAACCACACCTACCTTTGCCCGATTAGGTTCACCCGAGCCCTTTGCCAGACCGGCGGCCTGTTTCAACAACACCGATGCCGGTGGACTCTTCGTTTCAAAAGTGAATTTACGGTCCGAGTAAATCGTCACCACAACCGGAATTATCATCCCGGGTGGCTCTTTACGAGTTGCCTCGTTAACCGCTTTAATAAACTCCCCGATATTAACACCGTGCTGACCCAGTGCCGGGCCCACCGGCGGTGCGGCTGTTGCCTGACCCGCCGGTATCTGAAGTTTAACCACCGCCAGAACTTTCTTCGCCATAACCTTGCCTCCTAAATCGGCTGGACCTCAAGAAAATCGAGGTCAATTGGCGTCGGTCTGCCAAATATCGTCACAATAACTTTGACCCGCCGCCGCTCACTCATAATCTCTTCCACAGTACCGGTAAAACCGGCAAACGGACCCTTGGTTACCTTTACCGTCTCACCCTTCTCAAATGGCGCCTCGGGCTGGACCTTATCCGCACCGCGCTCCACCTGTTCCAGCATCGCGGTAACCTCACCCTCGGTAAGTGCCAGCGGTTCCTTCCGTGTCCCGAGCATATGGGTAACACCAGGAATCGAAGTTACCAGCTTAAGCGCCTCCTCGGTCGGCTCCATTTCAACAACGATATAACCCGGATAAAGTCGCCTTTCCTCAGCAACAATCTTCGACTTACGCACGCGTGCCACCCGTTCCGAAGGAACCATTACCCGACCAAAAAACTCCTTCAAGCCTTTCGCCTCAATCGCCTTCTCTAACAGCTCCTTCACCTTCTTCTCCCGCCCGGTATAGGTGTGAACAACAAAGAACTTCATCGCCATTACAGCTACCTACCTCAACGAAGTATCAGGGCTAGCAGATGGGAAAAGACGAAATCACACAACCCGATAAACGCCGCCAGCACCGCCGAAAACACAATGACAACCAATGTTGTCGTCCACAACTCACGTGGTTTCGCCCAGGAAACCTTCTTCATCTCGGCAACCACGTCTTTGATATACTCTTTAATTCGTTTTATTAAGTTCATCTTTCTTCTACAGGCCAGGAGGGATTTGAACCCCCATCCTTCGGATTTGGAGTCCGCTGCTCTACCGTTAGAGCTACTGGCCTATTTAACCTCCTTGTGCACGGTGTGTTTCCGGCAGACTGGACAAAACTTCTTAATCTCCAGCCGCTCGGTCTTCTTCTTATTCTTGTTGGTATGATAATTCCGGTTTTTACACTCGGTACAGGAAAGGGTAACAAATATCCGCATCGCACTACTCGATAATCTCCACGACCGTGCCTGCACC is drawn from candidate division WOR-3 bacterium and contains these coding sequences:
- the rplL gene encoding 50S ribosomal protein L7/L12, whose amino-acid sequence is MAEDKIQQLVSTIESLTVTELAALVKELKDKFGVTAPAFVAAGAVPQAGAAPAGESKAEEKTEFTVTLVSVGDKKIQVLKELRALTQLGLKEAKDIIDKTPSVIKENATKEEAERLKAKLEEVGAKVEIK
- the rplJ gene encoding 50S ribosomal protein L10, with product MATEEKSKAIDEIRDKIKRAQSIFFVDFTGVAANDFNELRRRAREKNLTVKVVKNTLALRALQECGVPESIAEILRGPTSLIFSSEDPVAPARLLKEAKENVPGIKFKGAYLEKAIYSAAQFELLAALPTKEDVRAQLVGVLSSPLSGLVGVLEGLLGELVWALEEIARRPQPGAKPEVPTGA
- the rplA gene encoding 50S ribosomal protein L1, which encodes MRHSKRYEQLRQKVDRNRLYSLDEAVRLVKENANAKFDESVEVSVKLGIDPKKQDQMVSGTVSLPHGTGKKVRVLAFVKGDKVDEAQAAGADYVGFEDLVEKISSGWTDFDVAVATPDTMAGVGRLGKILGPKGLMPSPKSQTVTFDIGAAIKALKAGRISYRTDKTGNVHAAVGKVSFDEKKLIENIRSFMAELIRSKPASAKGQFIRKVVLSSTMGVGVRVDPKEFTDSVRREV
- the rplK gene encoding 50S ribosomal protein L11 — translated: MAKKVLAVVKLQIPAGQATAAPPVGPALGQHGVNIGEFIKAVNEATRKEPPGMIIPVVVTIYSDRKFTFETKSPPASVLLKQAAGLAKGSGEPNRAKVGVVKRSALREIAQRKMKDLNAASIEAAMRIIEGTAKSMGLTVEED
- the nusG gene encoding transcription termination/antitermination protein NusG; this translates as MAMKFFVVHTYTGREKKVKELLEKAIEAKGLKEFFGRVMVPSERVARVRKSKIVAEERRLYPGYIVVEMEPTEEALKLVTSIPGVTHMLGTRKEPLALTEGEVTAMLEQVERGADKVQPEAPFEKGETVKVTKGPFAGFTGTVEEIMSERRRVKVIVTIFGRPTPIDLDFLEVQPI
- the secE gene encoding preprotein translocase subunit SecE, with translation MNLIKRIKEYIKDVVAEMKKVSWAKPRELWTTTLVVIVFSAVLAAFIGLCDFVFSHLLALILR
- the rpmG gene encoding 50S ribosomal protein L33, with translation MRIFVTLSCTECKNRNYHTNKNKKKTERLEIKKFCPVCRKHTVHKEVK